From Microbacterium invictum, the proteins below share one genomic window:
- a CDS encoding zf-HC2 domain-containing protein, producing the protein MSDCGCDKAQKDLEEYLRNEVCKTQHSDIKEHLDNCPTCQQEALVARTLTEVVARACKESAPEELRNQVLSRLRAEQATHH; encoded by the coding sequence ATGAGCGATTGCGGCTGCGACAAGGCGCAGAAGGACCTCGAGGAGTACCTGCGCAACGAGGTCTGCAAGACCCAGCATTCCGACATCAAGGAGCACTTGGACAACTGCCCGACATGTCAGCAGGAGGCGCTGGTCGCGCGCACCCTCACCGAGGTCGTCGCGCGCGCGTGCAAGGAGTCTGCGCCCGAAGAGCTGCGCAACCAGGTGCTGAGCCGTCTGCGCGCCGAGCAGGCCACCCACCACTGA
- the aroA gene encoding 3-phosphoshikimate 1-carboxyvinyltransferase, protein MTTAGYSPQFPATGVAWPAPAADAPVHATVTVPGSKSLTNRELVLAALADGPSLLVAPLHSDDSDRMIGALRTLGVQVEQVEGAGEFGPDLEVTPPAAFAGDTVVDCGQAGTVMRFVAPLAGYAVGDVTLTAAENALHRPMGSMIKGLREIGVDIDDGGSWTLPFTVRGRGHIRGGEVTIDASASSQFVSGLLLSAPRFDVGLRLTHEGERLPSQPHIDMTIEALARRGVHVEHPNAHEWVVPAGHLRGKEIAIEPDLSNAAPFLASALVTGGSVTVPGWPAHSTQPGGLLSDILSLLGARTSRRAGALTVTGGDRIAGVDLDLSAASELTPVLFALAAFADAPTTLHGIGHIRGHETDRIAALVANLRALGGHAEELPDGIRVVPRPLRGGVWRAFDDHRIAQAGAVIGLGVPGVEIDDIRSTAKTMPQFPELWRRMLDGDGPQ, encoded by the coding sequence ATGACCACCGCCGGGTATTCCCCTCAGTTCCCCGCCACGGGTGTCGCCTGGCCTGCGCCCGCGGCAGACGCTCCCGTGCACGCCACCGTGACCGTGCCCGGTTCGAAGTCGCTCACCAACCGCGAGCTGGTGCTGGCCGCCCTCGCCGACGGGCCGAGCCTGCTGGTCGCTCCCCTGCATTCCGACGACTCCGACCGCATGATCGGCGCGCTGCGCACGCTCGGCGTGCAGGTCGAGCAGGTCGAGGGTGCGGGCGAGTTCGGCCCCGATCTCGAGGTGACGCCGCCGGCTGCATTCGCCGGCGACACGGTCGTGGACTGCGGCCAGGCCGGCACGGTGATGCGCTTCGTCGCGCCGCTGGCCGGGTACGCCGTCGGGGACGTGACCCTCACCGCAGCCGAGAACGCCCTCCACCGTCCGATGGGCTCGATGATCAAGGGCCTGCGCGAGATCGGCGTGGACATCGACGACGGCGGCAGCTGGACGCTGCCGTTCACCGTCCGCGGGCGTGGGCACATCCGCGGCGGCGAGGTCACCATCGATGCGAGCGCGTCCAGCCAGTTCGTATCGGGTCTGCTGCTGAGCGCGCCCCGGTTCGACGTCGGCCTGCGCCTCACCCACGAGGGCGAGCGGCTGCCCAGTCAGCCCCACATCGACATGACGATCGAAGCGCTCGCGCGCCGCGGGGTGCACGTCGAGCACCCGAACGCGCACGAGTGGGTCGTCCCCGCCGGGCACCTGCGCGGCAAGGAGATCGCCATCGAGCCCGATCTGTCCAACGCGGCGCCGTTCCTGGCATCCGCTCTGGTCACCGGCGGCTCCGTGACCGTGCCGGGCTGGCCGGCGCACTCCACCCAGCCGGGCGGACTGCTCTCCGATATCCTGTCGCTCCTCGGTGCGCGCACGTCGCGCCGCGCCGGCGCCCTCACCGTGACCGGCGGCGACCGCATCGCCGGTGTCGATCTGGACCTGTCGGCGGCCAGCGAGCTCACCCCCGTCCTGTTCGCGCTCGCGGCCTTCGCCGACGCCCCCACGACCCTGCACGGCATCGGCCACATCCGCGGGCACGAGACCGACCGCATCGCGGCGCTCGTGGCGAACCTGCGCGCGCTCGGCGGTCACGCCGAAGAGCTGCCCGACGGCATCCGCGTGGTCCCCCGGCCCCTCCGCGGCGGCGTGTGGCGCGCGTTCGACGATCATCGCATCGCGCAGGCCGGGGCGGT
- a CDS encoding sigma-70 family RNA polymerase sigma factor has translation MIATADTLPGLDALPDVDWRVMEEQAVDDPRTQFEEQALPFMDQLYAAAMRMTRNPADAADLVQETFVKAFAAWASFTQGTNLKAWLYRILTNTYINTYRKKQREPYQGTIDELEDWQLGGAESITTATSSRSAEAEAIDRMPASVVKDALQSIPEDFRLAVYLADVEGFAYQEIADIMKTPIGTVMSRLHRGRRMLRDLLSDYARERGIEVPATRSTK, from the coding sequence ATGATCGCGACGGCGGACACGCTTCCCGGGCTCGATGCGCTGCCCGACGTAGACTGGCGCGTGATGGAAGAGCAGGCGGTCGACGACCCGCGCACACAGTTCGAAGAGCAGGCGCTCCCCTTCATGGATCAGCTGTACGCCGCGGCCATGCGCATGACGCGCAACCCGGCCGATGCGGCCGACCTCGTGCAGGAGACGTTCGTGAAGGCGTTCGCCGCCTGGGCGTCGTTCACGCAGGGCACCAATCTCAAAGCCTGGCTGTACCGGATCTTGACGAACACGTACATCAACACGTATCGCAAGAAGCAGCGTGAGCCGTATCAGGGCACGATCGACGAGCTCGAGGACTGGCAGCTCGGCGGTGCCGAGTCCATCACGACGGCGACGAGCTCACGCTCGGCCGAAGCCGAGGCGATCGACCGGATGCCGGCATCCGTCGTCAAAGACGCGTTGCAGTCGATTCCGGAAGACTTCCGTCTGGCGGTGTATCTCGCCGACGTGGAGGGGTTCGCGTATCAGGAGATCGCGGACATCATGAAGACCCCCATCGGCACGGTCATGAGCCGCCTGCATCGTGGCAGGCGAATGCTGCGTGACCTCCTGTCGGACTATGCACGAGAGCGCGGCATCGAAGTGCCCGCCACAAGGAGCACGAAATGA